In Daphnia magna isolate NIES linkage group LG6, ASM2063170v1.1, whole genome shotgun sequence, the following are encoded in one genomic region:
- the LOC116924944 gene encoding phosphatidylserine synthase 2, with product MGSGLEQNEKSPTKKQTIKSNFVKEASPAKTAHDWRKYSNREGLGSDGISPVEVEFYDDGTVTFFWRAHTLTVLFLMIAALIYVAVFEPVILDTQYNTKRGLVACVIVFILLCVTVTPNGPFKRPHPALWRFTFSLSIVYELVLIFVLFQTADDARKLLKHFDSKLGEPLAERSYGGSCVIYDETVPENPWHNVLDKFDAFVPTHFFGWWLKTLILRDWWLCTIISIMFEVLEYTLEHQLPNFSECWWDHWIMDALLCNGLGIIIGIQTLKYFSMKTYYWRGLWNIPSYRGKLKRMIAQFGPYNWVQFEWRPLSSLGRWCATLGIMFIFLLTELNTFYLKFVLWVPPDHWLNLVRLFLVLLWGAVGLRETFQYFDDPDCENFGRQSWVILAIVVTEFLIVARFDWETITKPLPWHVVLFWSIFFLMLVTWTVFRFFIASNLQKNADRWLEEQRRRLLWLRAKSIELGIYSPESNERLENPNEASHLENTSDNMPRSSSMATKPKKRRAHKAD from the exons ATGGGTTCAGGTctagaacaaaatgaaaagtctcccacaaaaaagcaaacaatCAAAAGCAATTTCGTTAAAGAAGCAAGTCCAGCAAAAACCGCCCACGATTGGAGGAAGTATAGTAATAGGGAAGGACTTGGAAGTGATGGAATCTCTCCAGTGGAAGTGGAATTTTATGATGATGGAACTGTGACATTCTTTTG gagAGCTCATACTTTGACGGTTCTTTTTCTTATGATTGCAGCACTCATTTATGTTGCAGTATTTGAACCTGTTATATTAGACACTCAATATAACACCAAACG CGGACTAGTTGCCTGCGTAATTGTATTTATCCTTCTCTGCGTAACCGTAACACCCAATGGGCCATTCAAAAGGCCCCATCCAGCTTTATGGAGATTTACTTTTAGCTTGAGCATAGTTTATGAATTAGTGTTGATATTTGTGCTGTTTCAG ACAGCTGATGATGCTAGAAAACTTTTGAAACATTTCGACAGCAAACTGGGGGAACCCTTAGCTGAACGTAGCTATGGTGGTAGCTGTGTAATCTATGATGAGACTGTGCCAGAAAATCCATGGCATAATGTCCTAGACAAATTTGATGCTTTTGTTCCCACACATTTTTTTG GTTGGTGGTTGAAAACTTTGATCCTGAGAGATTGGTGGCTGTGTACTATAATATCCATAATGTTTGAAGTTCTTGAGTACACACTGGAGCATCAACTGCCCAATTTTAGTGAATGCTGGTGGGACCAT tggaTTATGGATGCATTATTGTGCAATGGCCTGGGAATAATAATCGGAATTCAAAcccttaaatatttttccatgAAAACCTACTATTGGCGGGGGTTGTGGAACATACCGTCATACAG GGGTAAACTTAAGCGGATGATCGCTCAATTTGGACCTTATAACTGGGTGCAGTTCGAATGGCGACCACTATCTTCACTTGGTCGTTGGTGTGCTACATTGGGAATTATGTTCATT TTCTTGTTGACAGAGCTTAACACCTTCTATTTGAAG TTCGTCTTATGGGTTCCTCCTGATCACTGGCTCAATTTGGTGAGACTATTCTTGGTCCTGCTTTGGGGAGCAGTCGGCCTTCGGGAAACCTTCCAGTACTTTGACGATCC AGACTGCGAGAATTTTGGACGCCAATCCTGGGTCATTCTCGCGATTGTCGTAACTGAATTTTTGATTGTTGCGCGCTTTGATTGGGAAACGATCACCAAACCATTGCCCTG GCATGTCGTCCTGTTTTGGTCAATTTTCTTCTTAATGCTGGTGACATGGACGGTGTTTAGATTCTTCATTGCTAGTAACCTGCAAAA GAATGCTGATAGATGGTTAGAGGAGCAGCGCCGCCGTCTCCTTTGGTTGCGAGCCAAAAGTATTGAGCTTGGTATTTATAGCCCGGAGTCGAATGAACGCTTAGAAAACCCAAATGAAGCTAGCCATCTTGAAAACACTTCAGATAATATGCCACGATCAAGTTCGATGGCAACCAAACCAAAGAAACGTAGGGCCCATAAAGCAGACTAG
- the LOC116925100 gene encoding C2 domain-containing protein 5 isoform X2 — MPGKVKVKILAGRNLPVMDRSSDTTDAYVEIKLGGITHKTDVFRKSLNPQWNSEWFIFEVDDAELQDEPLQIRLMDYDTYSANDAIGKVYLDLNPLLVTPGLSGRGIARAETCSVPSSGGTVLSGWLPVYDTMHGMRGEVSVIVKVELFSDVNKFRQSSCGVQFFSTPATPYGFKIQSIQGFVKELVVNDDPEYQWIDKIRTPRASNEARQTLFSQLSGEVRRKIGLKVLELGGNAVVGYQQMFDLEGVTGLVVRGIGTAVTLARCHFDGNSAVTWFKDQHHGNGRESPRCTAISPVDVIKPLVSSTITAPVVVHGTTPSRPTPCARRSSESEINTTPKASSLSDSFGSSGGGISSNCRQTAHRQTSVPVPPSNTYLNGVDVTRNLDALEYPFLTMKTYPPGFIVHVGGTVSARSVKLLDRINNSEEPETRDNWWTEIRMEVRSHARALGCSVILGYEEHTSISEEVCVLSASGTAAIVKLQHEVDTKDVNHGKSNTVITEDSKVNLPCRVCHIPYSKASIPFPIKLSRCAVCRKGKVPDVLIATIEPPTGMLVSGRGCLIQARLCRPKRAESRGDQQAKEISDGLPFLEYELHRQLINKLRTKGMNAIFHLKVQVSIGDRHVVGVATGTALFLSALPTPSLPKPSNPSISSKQSKRGRIHKLLIEAHAASQERYGLNKQLNKVNDVEEPKWTDSDDTDEDANDLDLTADNKDSCVIEIDDIEDIDVIELLIDPETPEGFDVVNTETVPGLPIDSIRRRPNLQAFNRVWKGKIPTLQAARHLNRCFEMILRSIYFKLRKSRPCVITNLEFSVDLPEDDEIQITVLGTAITAFSKTPTEVAPCIGTSLRGVGSAESEMIFHLEDDVQSATSNEQAASTARVNQPNRHIPLPPPSNQGLLRTPGDKAKIFVQKERQPVDIVTLIHLPGSRVERYLGHLNFFFIRESTSIREDGGLSGFMQSFITEVLGIVRAHVSALGGNAMVSYFMTQCVLLHNPHKNQGQCLINVGGDVVQAARCMPEKDV; from the exons ATGCCGGGGAAAGTAAAAGTGAAAATTCTTGCTGGAAGAAATCTTCCTGTAATGGATAGGTCAAGTGACACGACGGATGCATATGTTGAGATAAAGTTAGGTGGTATAACACACAAGACAGATGTCTTCAGAAAATCACTTAATCCGCAATGGAATTCCGAGTGGTTTATTTTTGAG GTTGATGATGCAGAGCTTCAGGATGAACCCCTTCAAATAAGATTGATGGATTATGACACTTATTCAGCTAATGATGCCATAGGAAAAGTGTACTTGGATTTAAATCCTCTTTTGGTCACACCAGGCCTCTCTGGAAGAGGAATTGCTAGAGCGGAAACTTGTTCGGTCCCATCGTCAG GAGGTACTGTGTTGTCAGGGTGGCTTCCAGTATATGATACAATGCATGGGATGAGAGGGGAAGTGTCTGTCATAGTCAAAGTTGAATTATTTTCTGATGTGAATAAGTTTCGGCAAAGTTCTTGTGGGGTCCAATTTTTTAGTA CTCCAGCCACCCCTTATGGATTTAAAATTCAGTCTATTCAAGGTTTTGTGAAAGAACTGGTTGTTAACGATGACCCGGAATATCAATGGATAGACAAGATCCGAACACCAAGAGCATCAAATGAAGCCCGGCAAACGTTGTTTTCCCAACTGTCCGGTGAAGTGCGTCGTAAAATCGGATTAAAAGTATTGGAGCTTGGCGGAAATGCTGTTGTCGG GTATCAACAGATGTTTGACCTTGAAGGAGTAACTGGGCTAGTAGTACGTGGTATAGGGACAGCTGTAACCTTGGCTCGGTGCCATTTTGATGGAAACTCAGCTGTTACTTGGTTTAAAGACCAGCATCATGGAAACGGCCGAGA ATCTCCCCGCTGTACAGCCATTTCGCCAGTCGATGTCATTAAACCGCTCGTTAGTTCTACCATCACTGCTCCAGTTGTCGTTCATGGAACAACACCTTCACGGCCAACTCCTTGTGCGCGTCGTTCATCCGAATCTGAAATCAACACAACCCCGAAAG CTTCAAGTTTGTCTGATAGCTTTGGCTCATCTGGAGGTGGAATATCATCCAACTGCCGACAGACGGCTCATCGTCAAACTTCAGTACCTGTTCCTCCCTCGAATACATATCTTAACGGCGTTGATGTTACAAGGAATTTGGACGCTCTCGAATATCCTTTCCTGACAATGAAAACATATCCACCGGGATTCATTGTTCACGTTG GAGGCACCGTGAGTGCCAGATCCGTAAAACTGTTGGATCGAATCAACAACTCGGAGGAACCAGAGACACGAGATAATTGGTGGACTGAAATTAGAATGGAAGTTCGTTCACATGCTCGGGCGCTCGGCTGCTCCGTGATTCTTGGCTATGAGGAGCATACAAGTATTAG CGAGGAAGTTTGTGTTCTGAGCGCATCCGGTACGGCAGCCATCGTCAAACTTCAACACGAGGTGGATACCAAAGATGTAAACCATGGAAAAAGTAATACCGTTATCACTGAGGATAGTAAAGTGAATCTCCCTTGCCGCGTGTGTCATATCCCTTATAGCAAGGCCAGCATTCCTTTCCCTATCAAACTTTCTCGCTGTGCTGTATGCAG GAAAGGTAAAGTTCCTGACGTGTTAATAGCCACTATCGAACCTCCTACAGGAATGCTCGTGTCGGGTCGCGGATGTTTGATACAGGCACGGCTCTGCCGCCCGAAACGTGCCGAATCTCGAGGCGATCAGCAAGCTAAAGAAATTTCAGACG GGCTGCCTTTCCTTGAATACGAATTGCATAGACAATTAATCAATAAATTACGAACCAAAGGCATGAACGCCATCTTTCATCTAAAG GTGCAAGTCAGCATCGGAGATCGACATGTAGTTGGGGTTGCTACAGGCACGGCGCTCTTCTTAAGCGCATTACCCACTCCGTCGTTACCTAAACCAAGCAATCCTAGCATATCTTCGAAACAGTCGAAACGAGGACGTATTCACAAGTTATTGATTGAAGCCCACGCGGCCAGCCAAGAACGTTATGGTCTGAACAAACAACTGAATAAAGTAAATGACGTGGAAGAACCTAAGTGGACTGACTCGGATGATACCGACGAGGATGCCAACGATCTCGATCTAACAGCTGACAATAAAGATTCATGCGTCATAGAA ATTGACGACATTGAAGATATCGACGTGATTGAATTACTGATTGACCCCGAAACCCCAGAAGGTTTTGACGTGGTGAATACTGAGACGGTGCCTGGATTACCGATCGATAGCATTCGCCGGCGTCCTAATCTTCAAGCCTTCAACCGCGTTTGGAAGGGAAAGATCCCCACCTTACAAGCTGCACGACATCTAAATCGCTGCTTTGAAATGATATTACGG AGCATTTACTTCAAGTTGCGTAAGTCACGCCCGTGTGTGATCACAAACCTTGAATTCAGCGTCGATTTGCCCGAAGATGATGAAATTCAAATTACTGTACTAG GTACTGCCATCACGGCCTTCAGCAAAACTCCGACAGAGGTTGCCCCATGCATAGGAACTTCTCTCAGAGGCGTTG GTTCCGCTGAAAGCGAAATGATTTTTCATCTTGAGGATGACGTTCAATCGGCAACGTCAAACGAGCAAGCCGCTTCAACGGCAAGGGTAAATCAACCCAACCGTCATATTCCTCTTCCGCCCCCGTCCAATCAGGGGCTGTTAAGAACTCCTGGCGACAAAGCCAAGATTTTT GTACAGAAGGAGCGACAGCCGGTAGATATAGTGACTCTAATCCATTTACCCGGTTCACGAGTCGAACGCTACCTAGGCcatctaaattttttcttcataCGAGAGAGTACTAGTATTCGCGAG GATGGCGGCTTGAGCGGTTTCATGCAATCGTTTATTACAGAGGTACTGGGAATCGTGCGTGCTCACGTCTCCGCACTAGGAGGAAACGCTATGGTTTCGTACTTTATGACGCAGTGTGTACTTTTGCATAATCCTCACAAAAATCAG ggTCAATGCCTCATCAATGTTGGTGGTGATGTCGTTCAAGCTGCCCGCTGCATGCCCGAAAAGGATGTTTAA
- the LOC116924952 gene encoding deleted in malignant brain tumors 1 protein isoform X1, with product MRSTVSLVASFICILIGDCTAQLKTDAVKIKTNSSKGISCYSRLEGEEGVLESPNYPSDYPSNQDCNYDIVRTSSSVCGIRLYIEDLNIPGSITKGGDVCVNDYIAVESCVPEGGARFCGNDSGISHHYNFQPGATAIRLSFHSDSSGSGRGFRIKYKMVEDCSSYFYDIVPSGIPPLVGSATCFTRISEPSGTINTPYHPKNYPENLDCVYQFVRTNPNLCGVRMKTIKFDLQSPMDTPFGGACSDFFHMPSCGFLCGKMEFSWFARYQPGATSLEFHFHSDESTGLSGFLISFEQVYNC from the exons ATGCGGAGTACAGTATCTTTAGTGGCATCGTTCATCTGCATTCTCATCGGTGACTGCACGGCGCAGTTAAAAACTGACGCCGTTAAAATCAAGACCAACTCTTCCAAAG GTATTTCCTGTTATTCACGTCTGGAGGGCGAAGAAGGTGTTTTAGAATCGCCCAACTATCCGTCGGATTACCCATCCAATCAGGATTGTAATTATGACATTGTGCGGACATCTTCATCCGTCTGCGGCATCCGTCTTTACA TCGAAGATTTGAACATACCGGGTAGCATCACCAAGGGTGGTGATGTCTGTGTGAACGATTACATTGCGGTTGAGTCTTGCGTGCCGGAAGGAGGAGCTAGATTCTGTGGCAACGACTCTGGCATTTCAC ATCATTACAATTTCCAACCGGGAGCGACGGCCATCCGACTTTCCTTTCATTCCGACTCGTCTGGTAGTGGTCGTGGCTTCCGCATCAAGTACAAAATGGTGGAAGATTGCAGTAGTTATTTCTACGACATTGTGCCGTCGGGTATACCTCCCCTTGTCGGCTCCGCCACCTGTTTCACGCGCATCTCTGAGCCTTCCGGAACGATCAACACTCCATACCATCCAAAGAACTACCCGGAGAACCTCGACTGTGTCTACCAATTTGTCAG GACAAACCCGAATTTATGCGGAGTGCGGATGAAGACGATCAAATTCGATTTACAATCTCCCatggatacaccgttcggtgGTGCTTGTTCTGATTTTTTCCACATGCCATCCTGCGGATTCCTTTGTGGGAAAATGGAGTTCTCAT gGTTTGCTCGATATCAACCCGGAGCTACCAGTTTGGAATTCCATTTTCATTCAGATGAATCTACAGGATTGAGTGGCTTCCTTATATCTTTCGAGCAAGTCTATAATTGTTGA
- the LOC116924952 gene encoding cubilin isoform X2 codes for MPITNRHQIVQWIIFSNCRGDIGISCYSRLEGEEGVLESPNYPSDYPSNQDCNYDIVRTSSSVCGIRLYIEDLNIPGSITKGGDVCVNDYIAVESCVPEGGARFCGNDSGISHHYNFQPGATAIRLSFHSDSSGSGRGFRIKYKMVEDCSSYFYDIVPSGIPPLVGSATCFTRISEPSGTINTPYHPKNYPENLDCVYQFVRTNPNLCGVRMKTIKFDLQSPMDTPFGGACSDFFHMPSCGFLCGKMEFSWFARYQPGATSLEFHFHSDESTGLSGFLISFEQVYNC; via the exons ATGCCCATCACCAACAG GCACCAGATTGTACAGTGGATCATCTTCAGTAACTGTCGAGGTGATATAG GTATTTCCTGTTATTCACGTCTGGAGGGCGAAGAAGGTGTTTTAGAATCGCCCAACTATCCGTCGGATTACCCATCCAATCAGGATTGTAATTATGACATTGTGCGGACATCTTCATCCGTCTGCGGCATCCGTCTTTACA TCGAAGATTTGAACATACCGGGTAGCATCACCAAGGGTGGTGATGTCTGTGTGAACGATTACATTGCGGTTGAGTCTTGCGTGCCGGAAGGAGGAGCTAGATTCTGTGGCAACGACTCTGGCATTTCAC ATCATTACAATTTCCAACCGGGAGCGACGGCCATCCGACTTTCCTTTCATTCCGACTCGTCTGGTAGTGGTCGTGGCTTCCGCATCAAGTACAAAATGGTGGAAGATTGCAGTAGTTATTTCTACGACATTGTGCCGTCGGGTATACCTCCCCTTGTCGGCTCCGCCACCTGTTTCACGCGCATCTCTGAGCCTTCCGGAACGATCAACACTCCATACCATCCAAAGAACTACCCGGAGAACCTCGACTGTGTCTACCAATTTGTCAG GACAAACCCGAATTTATGCGGAGTGCGGATGAAGACGATCAAATTCGATTTACAATCTCCCatggatacaccgttcggtgGTGCTTGTTCTGATTTTTTCCACATGCCATCCTGCGGATTCCTTTGTGGGAAAATGGAGTTCTCAT gGTTTGCTCGATATCAACCCGGAGCTACCAGTTTGGAATTCCATTTTCATTCAGATGAATCTACAGGATTGAGTGGCTTCCTTATATCTTTCGAGCAAGTCTATAATTGTTGA
- the LOC116924951 gene encoding L-lactate dehydrogenase, translating to MATSEQKLMTSIQAPVAHSGSKVTIVGVGQVGMACAFSIMTQGIASELALIDVMEDKLKGELMDLQHGLAFLGNIKINAGSDYALSAGSKLCIVTAGARQREGESRLNLVQRNADILKGMIPKLIQHSPDTILLIVSNPVDLMTYVAWKLSGLPKERVIGSGTNLDSSRFRFLLSERFNVAPNSTHGWIIGEHGDSSVPVWSGVNVAGVRLRDLNPAAGTDADTENWGQIHTQVVQSAYEIIRLKGYTSWAIGLSVSILTKAILKNSRNVFAVSTFVQGIHGVEQPVFLSVPCVVGENGITDVIQQTLTDGERAQLQKSAITLNEVQVNLVL from the exons ATGGCGACTAGCGAACAGAAACTGATGACTTCAATCCAAGCCCCTGTCGCTCACTCGGGAAGCAAAGTTACGATTGTTGGTGTCGGCCAG gtTGGAATGGCCTGTGCCTTCAGCATCATGACTCAG GGTATCGCCTCTGAGCTGGCGCTGATAGACGTGATGGAGGACAAACTCAAGGGAGAACTCATGGATTTGCAACATGGTTTGGCTTTCCTCGGCAACATAAAAATTAATGCTGGTTCAG ATTACGCTCTGTCCGCTGGATCAAAACTTTGCATTGTTACCGCTGGAGCCCGCCAACGTGAGGGCGAATCCCGCTTAAACTTGGTTCAACGCAATGCAGATATTTTGAAGGGGATGATTCCTAAATTGATTCAACACAGCCCCGACACTATTCTTCTTATTGTTTCCAATCCTGTTGATTTGATGACATACGTAGCCTGGAAGCTCAGTGGCTTGCCAAAAGAACGTGTTATTGGATCTGGAACAAATTTGGACTCTTCTCGTTTCCGCTTCCTTTTGTCGGAGCGATTTAACGTCGCACCCAACTCCACCCATGGTTGGATCATCGGAGAGCATGGCGACTCCAGTG TCCCCGTCTGGTCTGGTGTCAATGTTGCCGGCGTTCGCCTGAGGGATCTCAATCCAGCAGCTGGAACTGATGCTGATACTGAAAACTGGGGTCAGATCCACACACAAGTCGTGCAAAG cgCCTATGAAATCATTCGATTGAAGGGTTATACTTCCTGGGCTATTGGTTTGAGCGTGTCGATCCTCACCAAAGCCATTTTGAAGAACTCACGCAACGTATTCGCTGTCTCTACCTTTGTCCAA ggaatcCATGGAGTAGAGCAGCCTGTTTTCCTCTCCGTCCCCTGCGTGGTTGGGGAAAATGGTATTACCGACGTCATCCAACAAACTTTAACAGACGGTGAACGCGCTCAGCTTCAAAAATCGGCCATCACTCTGAATGAAGTTCAAGTTAACCTGGTGTTATAA
- the LOC116925100 gene encoding C2 domain-containing protein 5 isoform X1 — protein MPGKVKVKILAGRNLPVMDRSSDTTDAYVEIKLGGITHKTDVFRKSLNPQWNSEWFIFEVDDAELQDEPLQIRLMDYDTYSANDAIGKVYLDLNPLLVTPGLSGRGIARAETCSVPSSGGTVLSGWLPVYDTMHGMRGEVSVIVKVELFSDVNKFRQSSCGVQFFSTPATPYGFKIQSIQGFVKELVVNDDPEYQWIDKIRTPRASNEARQTLFSQLSGEVRRKIGLKVLELGGNAVVGYQQMFDLEGVTGLVVRGIGTAVTLARCHFDGNSAVTWFKDQHHGNGRESPRCTAISPVDVIKPLVSSTITAPVVVHGTTPSRPTPCARRSSESEINTTPKGTSSLSDSFGSSGGGISSNCRQTAHRQTSVPVPPSNTYLNGVDVTRNLDALEYPFLTMKTYPPGFIVHVGGTVSARSVKLLDRINNSEEPETRDNWWTEIRMEVRSHARALGCSVILGYEEHTSISEEVCVLSASGTAAIVKLQHEVDTKDVNHGKSNTVITEDSKVNLPCRVCHIPYSKASIPFPIKLSRCAVCRKGKVPDVLIATIEPPTGMLVSGRGCLIQARLCRPKRAESRGDQQAKEISDGLPFLEYELHRQLINKLRTKGMNAIFHLKVQVSIGDRHVVGVATGTALFLSALPTPSLPKPSNPSISSKQSKRGRIHKLLIEAHAASQERYGLNKQLNKVNDVEEPKWTDSDDTDEDANDLDLTADNKDSCVIEIDDIEDIDVIELLIDPETPEGFDVVNTETVPGLPIDSIRRRPNLQAFNRVWKGKIPTLQAARHLNRCFEMILRSIYFKLRKSRPCVITNLEFSVDLPEDDEIQITVLGTAITAFSKTPTEVAPCIGTSLRGVGSAESEMIFHLEDDVQSATSNEQAASTARVNQPNRHIPLPPPSNQGLLRTPGDKAKIFVQKERQPVDIVTLIHLPGSRVERYLGHLNFFFIRESTSIREDGGLSGFMQSFITEVLGIVRAHVSALGGNAMVSYFMTQCVLLHNPHKNQGQCLINVGGDVVQAARCMPEKDV, from the exons ATGCCGGGGAAAGTAAAAGTGAAAATTCTTGCTGGAAGAAATCTTCCTGTAATGGATAGGTCAAGTGACACGACGGATGCATATGTTGAGATAAAGTTAGGTGGTATAACACACAAGACAGATGTCTTCAGAAAATCACTTAATCCGCAATGGAATTCCGAGTGGTTTATTTTTGAG GTTGATGATGCAGAGCTTCAGGATGAACCCCTTCAAATAAGATTGATGGATTATGACACTTATTCAGCTAATGATGCCATAGGAAAAGTGTACTTGGATTTAAATCCTCTTTTGGTCACACCAGGCCTCTCTGGAAGAGGAATTGCTAGAGCGGAAACTTGTTCGGTCCCATCGTCAG GAGGTACTGTGTTGTCAGGGTGGCTTCCAGTATATGATACAATGCATGGGATGAGAGGGGAAGTGTCTGTCATAGTCAAAGTTGAATTATTTTCTGATGTGAATAAGTTTCGGCAAAGTTCTTGTGGGGTCCAATTTTTTAGTA CTCCAGCCACCCCTTATGGATTTAAAATTCAGTCTATTCAAGGTTTTGTGAAAGAACTGGTTGTTAACGATGACCCGGAATATCAATGGATAGACAAGATCCGAACACCAAGAGCATCAAATGAAGCCCGGCAAACGTTGTTTTCCCAACTGTCCGGTGAAGTGCGTCGTAAAATCGGATTAAAAGTATTGGAGCTTGGCGGAAATGCTGTTGTCGG GTATCAACAGATGTTTGACCTTGAAGGAGTAACTGGGCTAGTAGTACGTGGTATAGGGACAGCTGTAACCTTGGCTCGGTGCCATTTTGATGGAAACTCAGCTGTTACTTGGTTTAAAGACCAGCATCATGGAAACGGCCGAGA ATCTCCCCGCTGTACAGCCATTTCGCCAGTCGATGTCATTAAACCGCTCGTTAGTTCTACCATCACTGCTCCAGTTGTCGTTCATGGAACAACACCTTCACGGCCAACTCCTTGTGCGCGTCGTTCATCCGAATCTGAAATCAACACAACCCCGAAAGGTA CTTCAAGTTTGTCTGATAGCTTTGGCTCATCTGGAGGTGGAATATCATCCAACTGCCGACAGACGGCTCATCGTCAAACTTCAGTACCTGTTCCTCCCTCGAATACATATCTTAACGGCGTTGATGTTACAAGGAATTTGGACGCTCTCGAATATCCTTTCCTGACAATGAAAACATATCCACCGGGATTCATTGTTCACGTTG GAGGCACCGTGAGTGCCAGATCCGTAAAACTGTTGGATCGAATCAACAACTCGGAGGAACCAGAGACACGAGATAATTGGTGGACTGAAATTAGAATGGAAGTTCGTTCACATGCTCGGGCGCTCGGCTGCTCCGTGATTCTTGGCTATGAGGAGCATACAAGTATTAG CGAGGAAGTTTGTGTTCTGAGCGCATCCGGTACGGCAGCCATCGTCAAACTTCAACACGAGGTGGATACCAAAGATGTAAACCATGGAAAAAGTAATACCGTTATCACTGAGGATAGTAAAGTGAATCTCCCTTGCCGCGTGTGTCATATCCCTTATAGCAAGGCCAGCATTCCTTTCCCTATCAAACTTTCTCGCTGTGCTGTATGCAG GAAAGGTAAAGTTCCTGACGTGTTAATAGCCACTATCGAACCTCCTACAGGAATGCTCGTGTCGGGTCGCGGATGTTTGATACAGGCACGGCTCTGCCGCCCGAAACGTGCCGAATCTCGAGGCGATCAGCAAGCTAAAGAAATTTCAGACG GGCTGCCTTTCCTTGAATACGAATTGCATAGACAATTAATCAATAAATTACGAACCAAAGGCATGAACGCCATCTTTCATCTAAAG GTGCAAGTCAGCATCGGAGATCGACATGTAGTTGGGGTTGCTACAGGCACGGCGCTCTTCTTAAGCGCATTACCCACTCCGTCGTTACCTAAACCAAGCAATCCTAGCATATCTTCGAAACAGTCGAAACGAGGACGTATTCACAAGTTATTGATTGAAGCCCACGCGGCCAGCCAAGAACGTTATGGTCTGAACAAACAACTGAATAAAGTAAATGACGTGGAAGAACCTAAGTGGACTGACTCGGATGATACCGACGAGGATGCCAACGATCTCGATCTAACAGCTGACAATAAAGATTCATGCGTCATAGAA ATTGACGACATTGAAGATATCGACGTGATTGAATTACTGATTGACCCCGAAACCCCAGAAGGTTTTGACGTGGTGAATACTGAGACGGTGCCTGGATTACCGATCGATAGCATTCGCCGGCGTCCTAATCTTCAAGCCTTCAACCGCGTTTGGAAGGGAAAGATCCCCACCTTACAAGCTGCACGACATCTAAATCGCTGCTTTGAAATGATATTACGG AGCATTTACTTCAAGTTGCGTAAGTCACGCCCGTGTGTGATCACAAACCTTGAATTCAGCGTCGATTTGCCCGAAGATGATGAAATTCAAATTACTGTACTAG GTACTGCCATCACGGCCTTCAGCAAAACTCCGACAGAGGTTGCCCCATGCATAGGAACTTCTCTCAGAGGCGTTG GTTCCGCTGAAAGCGAAATGATTTTTCATCTTGAGGATGACGTTCAATCGGCAACGTCAAACGAGCAAGCCGCTTCAACGGCAAGGGTAAATCAACCCAACCGTCATATTCCTCTTCCGCCCCCGTCCAATCAGGGGCTGTTAAGAACTCCTGGCGACAAAGCCAAGATTTTT GTACAGAAGGAGCGACAGCCGGTAGATATAGTGACTCTAATCCATTTACCCGGTTCACGAGTCGAACGCTACCTAGGCcatctaaattttttcttcataCGAGAGAGTACTAGTATTCGCGAG GATGGCGGCTTGAGCGGTTTCATGCAATCGTTTATTACAGAGGTACTGGGAATCGTGCGTGCTCACGTCTCCGCACTAGGAGGAAACGCTATGGTTTCGTACTTTATGACGCAGTGTGTACTTTTGCATAATCCTCACAAAAATCAG ggTCAATGCCTCATCAATGTTGGTGGTGATGTCGTTCAAGCTGCCCGCTGCATGCCCGAAAAGGATGTTTAA